From the Streptomyces syringium genome, one window contains:
- a CDS encoding TetR/AcrR family transcriptional regulator: MARAGLTPATLTRSGAELADRIGFDQVTPSALARHVGVKVQSLYAHVANAQDLKTRICLLALEEMADRAADAVAGRSGKDALAAFATVYRDYARRHPGRYEAARHQLDPQTAAASAGVRHAQMMRAVLRGYDLPEPEQTHAVRLLGAVFHGFTALELAGSFAHSTPGPGESWTWTIDSLDRLLRTWTTP; encoded by the coding sequence ATGGCCAGAGCAGGACTGACTCCGGCCACGCTGACCCGGTCCGGCGCCGAACTCGCCGACCGGATCGGCTTCGACCAGGTGACCCCTTCGGCCCTCGCCCGGCACGTCGGCGTCAAGGTCCAGAGCCTGTACGCCCACGTGGCGAACGCGCAGGACCTGAAGACCCGCATCTGCCTGCTCGCTCTGGAGGAGATGGCCGACCGGGCCGCCGACGCGGTGGCAGGGCGCTCCGGGAAGGACGCCCTGGCCGCGTTCGCCACCGTGTATCGCGACTACGCCCGCCGGCACCCGGGCCGCTACGAGGCCGCCCGCCATCAGCTCGACCCGCAGACCGCGGCCGCCAGTGCCGGGGTGCGCCACGCGCAGATGATGCGGGCCGTGCTGCGCGGCTACGACCTGCCCGAGCCCGAACAGACCCACGCGGTCCGTCTGCTCGGGGCCGTCTTCCACGGCTTCACCGCCCTGGAGCTCGCCGGCTCCTTCGCCCACAGCACCCCTGGTCCCGGTGAGTCGTGGACCTGGACCATCGATTCCCTCGACCGCCTTCTCCGCACCTGGACCACCCCGTGA
- a CDS encoding toxin-antitoxin system HicB family antitoxin: MDLTPYVDTLRRELAVAAEAGGDEARELADRLTAPLESATRLTMLNVLSAAMDEITRELAPGSVDVRLRGLDPDFVVTLPPTDGGAPAGPAAPVEPFKASAPAEGDEGGTARVNLRLPAHLKARAEEAASREGLSVNAWLVRAVSAAVDGGSRPRATEKAQTIGQSITGWVR, encoded by the coding sequence ATGGACCTCACCCCGTATGTCGACACCCTCCGCCGCGAACTCGCGGTGGCTGCCGAGGCCGGCGGCGACGAAGCCCGCGAGCTGGCCGATCGGCTCACCGCTCCTCTGGAGTCGGCGACCCGGCTGACCATGCTCAATGTGCTCTCCGCGGCGATGGACGAGATCACCCGCGAGCTCGCCCCCGGCTCGGTCGACGTACGGCTGCGCGGGCTGGACCCCGACTTCGTGGTGACACTGCCGCCCACCGACGGCGGCGCCCCCGCGGGACCGGCCGCGCCCGTCGAACCGTTCAAGGCATCGGCCCCGGCCGAAGGCGACGAGGGGGGCACCGCCCGCGTCAATCTGCGTCTGCCGGCCCACCTCAAGGCCCGCGCCGAGGAGGCCGCGAGCCGTGAGGGCCTGTCGGTCAACGCGTGGCTGGTGCGCGCCGTGTCGGCCGCGGTGGACGGGGGCTCCCGGCCCCGTGCGACGGAGAAGGCCCAGACCATCGGACAGAGCATCACGGGCTGGGTGCGTTAG
- a CDS encoding DUF4097 family beta strand repeat-containing protein, which produces MPSYDTPEPISATAHVEAGSIQFIAGDRLDTVIEVRPRNPKKDRDVRTADQTEVTYASGVLTVRTPKPVFGLGRTGVVDVTVELPTGSRAEVIGAWTQVHSEGRLGEVRVKTSSGDARLDITGPLKLTASHGSIAVDRVEGTAEITTSSGSLRLGLVDGPAVLKNSHGSTTVGVATGELRVSGANGDIDIVRAEGSVTATTAHGTLRVGEVARGAVQLETSYGSIEVGIREGTAAWLDAHSGSGQVRNTLTASEAPASTEDTVEVRARTRYGHIDIRRAKA; this is translated from the coding sequence ATGCCTTCTTACGACACTCCCGAACCGATCTCGGCCACGGCGCACGTGGAGGCCGGTTCCATTCAGTTCATCGCGGGCGACCGCCTCGACACCGTCATCGAGGTGCGGCCCCGCAACCCGAAGAAGGACCGGGACGTGCGGACGGCCGACCAGACCGAGGTCACGTACGCGAGCGGCGTCCTGACCGTCAGGACGCCCAAGCCCGTGTTCGGTCTCGGCCGCACCGGCGTCGTCGACGTGACGGTCGAACTGCCCACGGGCTCACGCGCCGAGGTGATCGGCGCCTGGACCCAGGTGCACAGCGAGGGCCGGCTCGGCGAGGTCCGCGTGAAGACCTCCTCCGGTGACGCCCGTCTCGACATCACCGGCCCGCTGAAGCTGACCGCCTCCCACGGCTCGATCGCCGTGGACCGGGTCGAGGGCACGGCCGAGATCACCACCAGCTCCGGCAGCCTGCGCCTCGGCCTCGTCGACGGCCCCGCCGTCCTGAAGAACTCGCACGGCTCCACGACCGTCGGCGTCGCGACCGGTGAGCTGCGGGTGAGTGGTGCCAACGGCGACATCGACATCGTGCGCGCCGAGGGCTCGGTCACCGCCACCACCGCCCACGGCACCCTGCGGGTAGGTGAAGTGGCCCGCGGGGCCGTACAGCTGGAGACCTCCTACGGTTCCATCGAGGTCGGCATCCGCGAGGGCACGGCCGCCTGGCTCGACGCCCACTCGGGCTCCGGCCAGGTGCGCAACACGCTCACCGCGTCCGAGGCCCCGGCGTCGACCGAGGACACCGTCGAGGTCCGCGCCCGTACCCGGTACGGCCATATCGACATCCGCCGCGCCAAGGCCTGA
- a CDS encoding TetR/AcrR family transcriptional regulator, whose product MTTDRRTVLADAAIQVLAGEGMRGLTHRAVDRAAGMPPGTTSAYYRTRQALLAALVRRLVDRDQGELQGLGEEQPRPRSADELAAGIAAFVETRLTGDGRERSLARYACAVESARHPELREILVPRENAARDAVRDFLADRGVEDADGRTLTLLACVDGLVFDRLVGGGQVPVEEIQGLVEAALR is encoded by the coding sequence GTGACCACAGACCGACGTACCGTGCTTGCCGATGCGGCTATCCAAGTTCTCGCCGGGGAAGGGATGCGGGGGCTGACGCACCGCGCCGTGGACCGGGCCGCCGGTATGCCACCGGGCACCACATCCGCGTACTACCGCACACGTCAGGCGCTGCTCGCGGCACTGGTGCGGCGCCTTGTCGACCGTGACCAAGGCGAACTGCAAGGCCTCGGGGAGGAGCAGCCGAGGCCCCGGAGCGCCGATGAGCTGGCAGCCGGGATCGCCGCGTTCGTCGAGACGCGTCTGACGGGGGACGGGCGCGAGCGGTCGCTCGCGCGGTACGCCTGCGCTGTGGAGAGCGCGCGTCATCCGGAACTGCGGGAGATCCTCGTGCCACGGGAGAACGCCGCTCGCGATGCCGTGCGCGACTTCCTGGCCGATCGAGGCGTCGAGGACGCGGACGGGCGGACCCTCACGCTGCTGGCCTGCGTGGACGGTCTCGTCTTCGACCGGCTGGTCGGCGGAGGGCAGGTGCCGGTGGAGGAGATCCAGGGGCTCGTGGAGGCCGCTCTGCGGTAG
- a CDS encoding FAD-dependent monooxygenase — MGNKAVVVGGGIGGLATAIGLRRIGWEVTVLERARVLDDAGAGISLHANGIRALDALGVGATVRAAARPQYTGATRTPRGRCLARMDGRALERALGTPIVGIPRAVLHRLLRDALPPESLVAGAEAVSVDRSVPEQPRVRLESAELDADLVVGADGVNSRLRAQLFPDHPGPAYSGSTVLRAITEGPLAMDSDFELTWGRGAEFGHIAFADGRAEWHAVLNAPEGARFPDPLAEVRRRCGGWHAPIPALLAVTRPEAVLHHDIKELVVPVPAYAVGRVVLLGDAAHAMTPNLGQGACQAMEDAAVLTAALATESTVEAALARYDTERRPRSQAVARAARQAGRMGQQLSHPAAVTLRNAAMRLAPSGVTIRAILRHADWTPPVLR; from the coding sequence ATGGGCAACAAGGCAGTGGTGGTCGGGGGCGGCATCGGCGGGCTGGCCACAGCGATCGGCCTGCGCCGGATCGGCTGGGAGGTGACGGTCCTGGAACGCGCCCGGGTCCTCGACGACGCGGGAGCGGGCATCTCCCTGCACGCCAACGGCATCCGCGCGCTGGACGCCCTGGGCGTCGGCGCCACGGTGCGCGCGGCTGCCCGCCCGCAGTACACCGGGGCCACGCGGACTCCCCGTGGCCGTTGTCTGGCACGGATGGACGGCAGGGCATTGGAGCGCGCGCTCGGCACGCCGATCGTCGGCATTCCGCGCGCCGTGCTGCACCGGCTGCTCCGTGACGCGCTACCGCCCGAGTCCCTGGTGGCCGGCGCGGAGGCGGTGTCCGTCGACCGTTCCGTCCCGGAGCAGCCGCGAGTGCGTCTGGAGAGCGCCGAGCTCGACGCGGACCTGGTCGTGGGCGCCGACGGCGTCAACAGCCGACTGCGCGCCCAGCTGTTCCCGGACCATCCCGGCCCCGCCTACAGCGGATCGACCGTGTTGCGCGCCATCACCGAGGGTCCCTTGGCGATGGACTCCGACTTCGAGCTGACCTGGGGCCGCGGTGCCGAGTTCGGCCACATCGCCTTCGCGGACGGCCGAGCGGAGTGGCACGCCGTCCTCAACGCCCCTGAGGGCGCCCGTTTTCCCGACCCCCTGGCGGAAGTGCGCCGCCGGTGCGGCGGCTGGCACGCACCGATTCCCGCGTTGCTCGCAGTGACCAGGCCCGAGGCCGTGCTGCACCATGACATCAAGGAGCTGGTCGTCCCCGTGCCCGCCTATGCCGTGGGCCGCGTCGTCCTCCTCGGGGACGCCGCCCACGCGATGACGCCCAACCTCGGCCAGGGCGCCTGCCAGGCAATGGAGGACGCTGCCGTGCTGACCGCCGCGCTCGCCACCGAGTCCACCGTCGAAGCGGCGCTGGCGCGCTACGACACCGAACGCCGCCCCCGCAGCCAGGCGGTCGCCCGCGCGGCCCGTCAGGCGGGCCGGATGGGCCAGCAGCTGTCCCATCCGGCAGCCGTCACCCTGCGCAATGCCGCGATGCGGCTGGCTCCGTCAGGCGTGACCATCCGCGCCATCCTGCGTCACGCCGACTGGACGCCGCCGGTGCTGCGCTGA
- a CDS encoding GNAT family N-acetyltransferase, with protein MHSPNTPQPIDTGDAPEITHVLARAFADDPMMLWLFPDEDGREGRLAQWFDVMLTHKYGPLGHCEHTDAAAAFWTPPGTAEQHPDEGTLARINGLLGEHVARLGEMLELVGKAAPQEPHWYLAVLGADPAVQGHGHGAALLRSGLAKADAAGLPTHLESSKQTNIGFYERFGFTVRGEIHVPGGGPTLWSMWREARGDVRR; from the coding sequence ATGCACTCACCGAACACGCCCCAGCCGATCGACACCGGCGACGCTCCCGAGATCACACACGTCCTGGCCCGTGCTTTCGCGGACGACCCGATGATGCTGTGGCTCTTCCCCGACGAAGACGGGCGTGAGGGCCGTCTCGCCCAGTGGTTCGACGTCATGCTCACCCACAAGTACGGTCCGCTCGGTCACTGCGAGCACACCGACGCGGCAGCAGCCTTCTGGACACCGCCCGGCACGGCCGAGCAGCACCCGGACGAGGGGACGCTGGCCCGCATCAACGGGCTGTTGGGCGAGCACGTGGCCCGGCTGGGAGAAATGCTGGAGCTGGTCGGCAAGGCAGCACCCCAGGAGCCGCACTGGTATCTGGCAGTGCTCGGCGCCGACCCGGCGGTCCAGGGCCACGGCCACGGCGCTGCCCTGCTGCGTTCGGGCCTGGCCAAGGCGGACGCGGCCGGGCTGCCGACACACCTCGAATCGTCGAAGCAGACCAACATCGGCTTCTACGAGCGCTTCGGATTCACCGTGCGGGGCGAGATCCACGTACCCGGGGGCGGCCCGACGCTCTGGTCGATGTGGCGGGAGGCGCGCGGCGACGTTCGCCGGTAG
- a CDS encoding aldo/keto reductase, producing MRARRLGDVHVSAIGLGAMPLSVEGRPDEDAAITTIHAALDAGVTLIDTADSYHWHAGETGHNESLVARALTRYGGDTGSVLVATKGGRGRPGDGSWTVTGTPDHLKNACDASRRRLGVDTLGLYQLHKPDPRVPWAESVGALAELLDAGRIRAAGISNVGTEQIREAHAVLGGRLASVQNRFSPAVRDSAPELRLCEELGVAFLPWSPLGGISRSVLEGPVADDRRTAHATYEPFHEVARERGVSPQRVCLAWLLALSPAVVPIPGARRAASIRDSAAAADLVLSAEETARLGRPGLAVPGQ from the coding sequence ATGCGCGCACGCCGCCTGGGTGATGTCCACGTCAGCGCGATCGGCCTCGGCGCCATGCCGCTGTCCGTCGAAGGCAGGCCAGACGAGGACGCGGCCATCACCACGATCCACGCGGCCCTCGACGCCGGAGTCACCCTCATCGACACCGCCGACTCCTACCACTGGCACGCGGGCGAAACCGGACACAACGAGTCGCTCGTCGCCCGCGCCCTGACCCGCTACGGCGGCGACACCGGATCGGTCCTGGTCGCCACCAAGGGCGGGCGCGGCAGACCCGGCGACGGTTCCTGGACCGTGACCGGCACGCCCGACCACCTCAAGAACGCCTGCGACGCCTCACGCCGACGCCTCGGCGTCGACACGCTCGGCCTCTACCAGCTCCACAAGCCCGACCCGCGGGTCCCGTGGGCCGAGTCCGTCGGCGCCCTCGCCGAACTCCTCGACGCGGGCAGGATCCGTGCGGCCGGCATCTCCAACGTCGGCACCGAGCAGATCCGCGAGGCCCACGCCGTACTCGGCGGCCGCCTGGCATCCGTACAGAACCGCTTCTCCCCGGCGGTCCGCGACAGCGCCCCCGAGCTGCGGCTGTGTGAGGAACTCGGGGTGGCGTTCCTGCCGTGGAGCCCGCTCGGAGGCATCTCCAGAAGCGTCCTGGAGGGCCCCGTGGCGGACGATCGACGTACGGCACACGCGACGTACGAGCCGTTCCACGAGGTCGCCCGTGAGCGCGGCGTGAGCCCGCAACGGGTCTGCCTCGCCTGGCTGCTGGCCCTGTCCCCGGCCGTCGTCCCCATCCCGGGCGCGCGCCGCGCGGCGTCGATCCGCGACTCCGCGGCCGCCGCCGACCTCGTCCTCAGCGCCGAGGAGACGGCCCGGCTCGGACGCCCCGGCCTCGCTGTCCCCGGGCAGTGA
- a CDS encoding GDSL-type esterase/lipase family protein, translated as MLRGALDTERTERGLLPHRLPARARRQIPDGRLAMAEAQPSGVRLAFRTEATVIELETLPTKRAYHGMPAPADGVYDLLVDGSLTAQTTVSGGKLLQIDMSTGAAELHDGEPGTARFTTLPPGMKNIEIWLPHTEITELIALRSDAPVHPAHDSGRRVWLHHGSSISHGSNATRPTGTWPALAAHRAGVELVSLGFGGSALLDPFTARTIRDTPADVISAKIGINLVNADVMRLRAFTPAVHGFLDTIREGHPTTPLLVVSPTWCPVQEDTPGPLAPDFTGGTLTFTATGDPADVATGRLTLRVIRDELARIVTARSADDPNLHYLDGRDLYGESDYAELPLPDEIHPCPEGHRRIGENFARISFGTDGPFAR; from the coding sequence ATGCTGCGCGGCGCCCTGGACACCGAGCGCACCGAGCGCGGTCTGCTCCCGCACCGCCTTCCCGCCCGGGCCCGTCGGCAGATCCCCGACGGCCGGCTCGCCATGGCCGAGGCCCAACCCTCCGGCGTACGCCTGGCCTTCCGCACGGAGGCCACGGTCATCGAGCTGGAGACGCTGCCGACCAAACGCGCTTACCATGGCATGCCCGCGCCGGCCGACGGCGTGTACGACCTGCTGGTGGACGGCAGCCTCACCGCGCAGACAACCGTGAGCGGCGGCAAGCTCCTTCAGATCGACATGTCCACCGGGGCCGCCGAGCTCCACGACGGTGAGCCCGGCACCGCACGCTTCACCACCCTGCCCCCGGGCATGAAGAACATCGAGATATGGCTGCCGCACACGGAGATCACCGAGCTGATCGCCCTGCGCAGCGACGCCCCCGTCCACCCTGCCCACGATTCCGGGCGGCGGGTGTGGCTGCACCACGGCAGCAGCATCAGTCACGGCTCGAACGCCACCCGTCCCACCGGCACCTGGCCCGCCCTCGCCGCTCACCGAGCAGGTGTCGAGCTGGTCAGTCTCGGCTTCGGCGGCAGCGCCCTCCTCGACCCCTTCACCGCCCGCACCATCCGTGACACCCCTGCGGACGTGATCAGCGCCAAGATCGGCATCAACCTCGTCAATGCCGACGTGATGCGCCTGCGCGCCTTCACCCCCGCCGTGCACGGCTTCCTCGACACCATCCGCGAGGGCCACCCCACCACACCGCTCCTGGTGGTCTCTCCCACCTGGTGCCCGGTCCAGGAGGACACCCCCGGCCCCCTGGCCCCGGACTTCACCGGCGGCACGCTCACGTTCACGGCCACCGGCGACCCGGCCGACGTCGCCACCGGACGTCTGACGCTGCGCGTCATCCGCGACGAGCTCGCCCGGATCGTCACGGCGCGCTCCGCCGACGACCCGAACCTGCACTACCTCGACGGCCGCGACCTCTACGGCGAGAGCGACTACGCCGAGCTGCCGCTGCCCGACGAGATCCACCCCTGCCCCGAGGGACACCGGCGCATCGGTGAGAACTTCGCACGGATCTCGTTCGGCACCGACGGCCCGTTCGCTCGATGA
- a CDS encoding serine hydrolase domain-containing protein, producing the protein MDGVHRAGVPGVYGEVRDADRIWRGASGVADVRTGRPVGPDMRHRVGSVTKTFTAAAVMQQVERGRIRLDAPIGGYLPHLVPGERGRKITVRMLLNHTSGIPDYIPYAFPSLKAFPSLPDVSPKSLDDNRFRQFHPAELIELGLAAPPTGEPGGPKGVYSNTNYLLLGQLLERVTGTPAEEYITRNVIERAGLRHTAFPTGPRIEGPHSRMYEAFYGLIDPPRDYSVYNMSWTGTGAALVSTMEDLNRFYGKLLDGTVVNRSTLAQMQRTIPVIALDGSTIEYGLGLHKVTRPGCGIFWGHDGTVWGSGTMSLTRADGKRQMSVAVNLQRWNKPDSSGKPQPHPIDYALSTLYQQAMCGTDAQDGNAT; encoded by the coding sequence ATGGACGGTGTCCACCGCGCGGGGGTACCGGGCGTGTACGGCGAGGTGCGCGACGCCGACCGGATATGGCGCGGCGCTTCCGGGGTCGCCGACGTCAGGACCGGCCGTCCCGTCGGACCCGACATGCGGCACCGCGTCGGCAGCGTCACCAAGACCTTCACCGCCGCCGCCGTCATGCAGCAGGTCGAACGGGGCCGGATCCGGCTCGATGCGCCGATCGGTGGCTATCTGCCGCATCTGGTGCCGGGGGAACGCGGCCGGAAGATCACGGTCCGGATGCTGCTCAACCACACCAGCGGCATCCCCGATTACATCCCCTACGCGTTCCCGTCCCTCAAGGCGTTCCCTTCCCTGCCGGACGTCTCGCCCAAGAGCCTGGACGACAACCGCTTCAGGCAGTTCCATCCCGCGGAGCTGATCGAGCTGGGGCTCGCGGCGCCTCCCACCGGCGAGCCCGGGGGCCCCAAGGGGGTGTACTCCAACACCAATTACCTGCTCCTCGGCCAACTCCTGGAGCGAGTGACCGGTACCCCGGCCGAGGAGTACATCACCCGGAACGTCATCGAGCGTGCCGGGCTCCGGCACACCGCGTTCCCGACCGGGCCGCGCATCGAGGGACCGCACTCGCGGATGTACGAGGCCTTCTACGGCCTGATCGACCCGCCGCGCGACTACAGCGTCTACAACATGTCCTGGACGGGCACGGGCGCCGCTCTCGTATCGACCATGGAGGATCTCAACCGCTTCTACGGCAAACTGCTCGACGGCACGGTCGTCAACCGGTCCACGCTGGCGCAGATGCAGCGCACGATCCCGGTCATCGCCCTGGACGGATCGACGATCGAGTACGGCCTCGGCCTGCACAAGGTCACCAGGCCGGGCTGCGGCATCTTCTGGGGCCACGACGGAACGGTCTGGGGGTCCGGAACGATGTCCCTGACCCGGGCCGACGGCAAGCGTCAGATGTCCGTCGCGGTCAACCTCCAGAGGTGGAACAAGCCGGACTCCTCGGGGAAGCCGCAGCCCCACCCCATCGACTACGCGCTGTCGACGCTGTACCAGCAAGCGATGTGCGGTACCGACGCCCAGGACGGGAATGCCACCTGA
- a CDS encoding ABC transporter permease: protein MSSLTLSLRDSSTMLRRNLLHARRYPSLTLNLLLTPIILLLLFVYVFGDVMSAGMGGGADRSEYVAYVVPGILLMTIGGTVVGTAVSVSNDMTEGIIARFRTMAIHRGSVLIGHVIGSVLQSIASVVLVGAVAVAIGFRSTGATPLEWLAAFGLMALVALALTWIAVGMGMVSPNAEAASNNALPLIVLPLISSAFVPVDAMPGWFRPIAEYQPFTPAIETLRGLLLGTEIGHNGWLAVAWCLGLTVLGYFWSKAVFNRDPK, encoded by the coding sequence ATGAGCTCCCTCACCCTCTCCCTGCGCGACTCGTCCACCATGCTGCGCCGCAACCTCCTGCACGCGCGCCGCTACCCCTCCCTCACCCTCAACCTCCTGCTCACACCGATCATCCTGCTGCTGCTCTTCGTCTACGTCTTCGGCGATGTGATGAGCGCGGGTATGGGAGGTGGCGCGGACCGCTCCGAGTACGTCGCCTACGTCGTGCCGGGCATCTTGCTGATGACCATCGGAGGCACCGTGGTCGGCACCGCCGTGTCCGTCTCCAACGACATGACCGAGGGCATCATCGCCCGCTTCCGCACGATGGCGATCCACCGCGGCTCGGTGCTCATCGGGCACGTCATCGGCAGCGTGCTGCAGTCGATCGCCAGTGTGGTGCTCGTGGGCGCCGTGGCCGTGGCCATCGGCTTCCGGTCCACCGGCGCCACGCCCCTGGAGTGGCTGGCGGCCTTCGGACTGATGGCCCTGGTGGCCCTGGCACTCACCTGGATCGCGGTCGGGATGGGCATGGTCAGCCCGAACGCCGAGGCGGCCAGCAACAACGCACTGCCGCTGATCGTCCTGCCGCTCATCTCGAGCGCCTTCGTCCCGGTCGACGCGATGCCGGGCTGGTTCCGGCCGATCGCCGAGTACCAGCCCTTCACACCCGCCATCGAGACCCTGCGCGGGCTGCTGCTCGGCACCGAGATCGGCCACAACGGGTGGCTCGCGGTCGCCTGGTGCCTGGGCCTCACGGTGCTCGGCTACTTCTGGTCGAAGGCGGTTTTCAACCGCGACCCGAAGTAA
- a CDS encoding ATP-binding cassette domain-containing protein codes for MPSFVMPTSSLGDGRPSPAAVSAVGLRKSYGDKTVLDGIDLRIPAGSVFALLGPNGAGKTTVVKILSTLITADGGQAQVAGHDVTTSPDGVRAAIGVTGQFSAVDGLITGEENMLLMADLHHLSKREGRRVAAELLERFDLVEAAKKPASTYSGGMKRRLDIAMTLVGDPRIIFLDEPTTGLDPRSRHNMWQIIRELVSDGVTVFLTTQYLEEADELADRIAVLNGGRIAAEGTADELKRLIPGGHVRLRFADPAAYRSAATALREVTRDDEAQALQIPSDGSQRELRSLLDWLDSAGIEADELTVHTPDLDDVFFALTATNQPNQPNQPHQAKEAVR; via the coding sequence ATGCCTTCTTTTGTCATGCCCACATCCAGTTTGGGTGACGGTCGGCCGTCACCGGCCGCTGTCTCCGCCGTCGGTCTGCGCAAGTCCTACGGTGACAAGACCGTCCTCGACGGCATCGATCTGCGTATCCCGGCCGGTTCGGTCTTCGCGCTGCTCGGCCCGAACGGCGCCGGCAAGACCACCGTCGTGAAGATCCTCTCCACGCTCATCACCGCCGACGGCGGACAGGCCCAGGTCGCGGGCCACGACGTCACCACGTCACCGGACGGTGTGCGTGCCGCGATCGGTGTCACCGGTCAGTTCTCGGCGGTGGACGGGCTGATCACGGGGGAGGAGAACATGCTCCTCATGGCGGATCTGCACCATCTGTCGAAGCGGGAGGGGCGGCGGGTCGCCGCTGAGCTGCTGGAGCGCTTCGACCTGGTGGAGGCGGCGAAGAAGCCCGCCTCCACCTACTCCGGCGGTATGAAGCGCCGCCTGGACATCGCGATGACGCTGGTCGGTGATCCGCGGATCATTTTCCTCGACGAGCCGACCACCGGCCTCGACCCGCGCTCGCGCCACAACATGTGGCAGATCATCCGCGAGCTGGTCTCCGACGGCGTCACCGTCTTCCTCACCACCCAGTATCTGGAGGAGGCCGACGAACTCGCCGACCGGATCGCGGTGCTGAACGGCGGCCGGATCGCCGCCGAGGGCACCGCCGACGAGCTCAAGCGCCTGATTCCCGGCGGGCACGTGCGGCTGCGGTTCGCCGACCCGGCCGCCTACCGCTCCGCCGCCACCGCCCTGCGCGAGGTCACCCGCGACGACGAGGCCCAGGCGCTGCAGATCCCCAGCGACGGCAGCCAGCGCGAACTGCGCTCCCTCCTCGACTGGCTGGACTCCGCCGGCATCGAGGCCGACGAACTCACCGTCCACACCCCCGACCTCGACGACGTCTTCTTCGCCCTCACCGCCACCAACCAACCGAACCAGCCGAACCAGCCGCACCAGGCCAAGGAAGCAGTCCGATGA
- a CDS encoding carboxymuconolactone decarboxylase family protein encodes MEARLNPFTNPVLGKVFKHIIAANKVLEESTLPASTQELVKLRASQINGCGFCTDMHFKDAVHAGESAERLNLVAAWREATVFTEAERAALELAEEATRIADAAGGVPDEVWANAARYYDEDQLGALVGVITVINAFNRGNVMLQMPAGDYQPGQFG; translated from the coding sequence GTGGAAGCACGTCTGAACCCCTTCACCAACCCGGTCCTGGGCAAGGTCTTCAAGCACATCATCGCCGCGAACAAGGTGCTCGAGGAGTCGACCCTGCCGGCTTCGACGCAGGAGCTGGTCAAGCTCCGCGCCAGCCAGATCAATGGCTGCGGCTTCTGCACCGACATGCACTTCAAGGACGCCGTGCACGCCGGAGAGTCCGCGGAACGCCTCAACCTGGTCGCGGCCTGGCGGGAGGCCACGGTGTTCACCGAGGCCGAGCGCGCGGCGCTGGAACTGGCGGAGGAGGCCACTCGCATCGCCGATGCGGCGGGCGGCGTCCCGGACGAGGTCTGGGCGAACGCCGCCCGGTACTACGACGAGGACCAGCTCGGCGCCCTGGTGGGTGTCATCACCGTCATCAACGCCTTCAACCGCGGGAACGTCATGCTCCAGATGCCCGCCGGCGACTACCAGCCCGGCCAGTTCGGATAA